From Rhinoraja longicauda isolate Sanriku21f chromosome 24, sRhiLon1.1, whole genome shotgun sequence, one genomic window encodes:
- the copa gene encoding coatomer subunit alpha gives MRPSVVVILLQAKMLTKFETKSARVKGLSFHSKRPWILASLHNGVIQLWDYRMCTLIDKFDEHDGPVRGIDFHKQQPLFVSGGDDYKIKVWNYKLRRCLFTLLGHLDYIRTTFFHHEYPWILSASDDQTIRIWNWQSRTCVCVLTGHNHYVMCAQFHPSEDLVVSASLDQTVRVWDISGLRKKNLSPGAVESDVRGISGVDLFGTTDAVVKYVLEGHDRGVNWATFHPTMALIVSGADDRQVKIWRMNDVKAWEVDTCRGHYNNVSCAAFHPRQELILSNSEDKSIRVWDMSKRTGVQTFRRDHDRFWVLGAHPNLNLFAAGHDSGMIVFKLERERPAYAVHGNALFYVKDRFLRQLDFHSSKDVAVMQLRSGSKFPVFSMSYNPAENAVLLCTRASNLENSTYDLYSIPKDSDSQNPDAPEGKRSSGLTAVWVARNRFAVLDRMHSILIKNLKNEITKKVQVPNCDEIFYAGTGNLLLRDADSITLFDVQQKRSLSSVKICKVKYVVWSGDMTHVALLSKHAIMICNRKLESLCSIHENIRVKSGAWDESGVFIYTTSNHIKYALISGDHGIIRTLDLPIYVTRVKGNSVYCLDRDCRPRVLTIDPTEFKFKLALVNRKYDEVLHMVRNAKLVGQSIIAYLQKKGYPEVALHFVKDEKTRFSLALECGNLEIALDAAKALDEKGCWERLGELALLQGNHQIVEMCYQRTKNFDKLSFLYLITGNLEKLRKMMKIAEIRKDMSGHYQNALYLGDVGERVRILKNCGQKSLAYLTAATHGLDEEAEALRATFDPEKETMPEIDPQAQLLQPPPPVMPLDTNWPLLTVSKGYFEGNMAGRGKGGQLAVDQLAMESAGTGGWEEDTELLLDEDGFVDAADGFGEEVARGTEDGGGWDVEEDLDLPPELELAGSGGGSSDGFFVSPSRGSNPAQVWCNNSQLPVDHLVAGSFETAARLLHDQVGVTNFGPFKNLFLQSFARGRSVFQALPCLPAMYGYPQRNWKDAGLKSGLPAVGLKLADLIQRLQLCYQQTTAGKFEEAVERFRAILLSVPLLEVESKQEIAEAQQLITICREYIVGLSMESERKRLPKDTLEQQKRICEMAAYFTHCSLQPVHMILVLRTAVNLFFKLKNFKTAASFAGRLLELGPKPEVGQQTRKILAACEKTPTDAHQLNYDMHNPFDVCAATYRPIYRGKPVEKCPLSGACYSPEFKGQICRVTTVTEIGKDVIGLRISSLQFR, from the exons TAATCTTGCTCCAAGCCAAAATGCTGACCAAATTTGAGACAAAATCTGCACGAGTCAAAG GGCTGAGTTTCCACTCTAAGCGCCCATGGATCCTGGCCAGTCTGCACAATGGGGTGATCCAGCTCTGGGACTACCGTATGTGCACCCTGATAGACAAGTTCGACGAGCACGATG gtccCGTACGAGGCATCGACTTCCACAAGCAGCAACCCCTCTTTGTTTCTGGTGGAGATGACTACAAAATCAAG GTCTGGAACTACAAGCTGAGACGATGCCTCTTCACGTTGCTGGGTCACCTGGATTACATCCGTACCACCTTCTTCCACCAC GAATATCCCTGGATCTTGAGTGCCTCAGATGACCAAACCATCCGGATCTGGAACTGGCAGTCACGGACCTGTGTGTG TGTGCTCACTGGACATAATCACTATGTGATGTGTGCCCAGTTCCATCCCTCCGAGGACTTGGTCGTCTCGGCAAGCCTGGACCAGACTGTTCGGGTCTGGGATATTTCTG GTCTGAGGAAGAAAAACCTTTCCCCCGGAGCAGTGGAGAGCGATGTTCGCGGGATATCGGGTGTTGACTTGTTTGGGACCACTGATGCCGTTGTCAAGTATGTCCTGGAG GGTCATGATCGAGGAGTAAACTGGGCAACTTTTCACCCCACTATGGCCCTGATCGTTTCAGGTGCGGATGACCGACAGGTGAAGATCTGGCGAATGAATG ATGTCAAGGCCTGGGAGGTGGACACATGCCGTGGACATTACAACAATGTTTCCTGCGCTGCCTTCCATCCCCGTCAAGAGCTGATCCTGAGTAATTCCGAGGACAAGAGCATCCGTGTCTGGGACATGTCGAAGAG AACCGGGGTGCAAACATTCCGTCGAGACCACGATCGCTTCTGGGTCCTGGGTGCCCACCCTAACCTCAACCTATTTGCTGCAG GTCATGACAGTGGGATGATTGTATTCAAACTTGAGCGAGAGAGGCCAGCTTATGCAGTGCATGGAAATGCCCTGTTTTACGTCAAAGACCGGTTCCTGCGTCAACTCGATTTCCACAGCTCCAAGGACGTCGCAGTAATGCAGCTGCGCAG TGGCTCCAAGTTCCCAGTCTTCAGTATGTCTTACAATCCAGCGGAGAACGCTGTCCTCTTGTGCACG agAGCCAGCAACTTGGAGAACAGCACGTACGATCTCTACAGCATTCCCAAGGACTCCGACTCGCAGAATCCCGATG CTCCCGAGGGAAAGCGCTCCTCCGGTCTGACTGCTGTCTGGGTGGCTCGGAATCGCTTTGCTGTCTTGGACCGGATGCATTCG ATCCTAATTAAAAATCTGAAGAATGAGATCACTAAAAAAGTGCAGGTGCCAAACTGCGATGAAATCTTCTATGCGGGCACCGGGAACCTGCTGCTGAGAGACGCTGACTCCATCACCCTGTTTGATGTTCAGCAAAAGAG GTCCCTGAGCTCTGTCAAGATCTGCAAAGTGAAGTATGTGGTGTGGTCTGGCGACATGACCCATGTGGCTCTACTGTCCAAACACG CTATCATGATTTGCAACCGCAAGCTGGAATCTCTTTGCAGCATCCACGAGAACATCAGAGTGAAGAGTGGGGCCTGGGATGAGAGCGGAGTCTTCATCTACACCACAAGCAACCACATCAAATATGCACTCATCTCTGG AGACCACGGGATCATCAGAACGCTGGACCTGCCGATCTACGTCACCAGGGTGAAGGGCAACAGTGTCTACTGCCTGGACAGGGATTGCCGCCCACGGGTTCTCACCATCGACCCCACCGAGTTCAAGTTCAAGCTGGCTCTGGTCAATCGCAAGTATGATGAG GTCCTGCACATGGTGCGGAATGCCAAGctggtgggacagtccatcatcGCCTACCTGCAGAAGAAGGGATACCCGGAGGTGGCGCTGCACTTCGTCAAAGATGAGAAAACCCGATTCAGCCTAGCTCTGGAGTGCGGGAATCTTGAG ATCGCCCTGGATGCAGCGAAGGCGCTAGATGAGAAGGGGTGCTGGGAGAGGCTGGGTGAGCTGGCCCTGCTGCAGGGGAACCACCAGATTGTGGAGATGTGCTACCAGCGCACAAAGAACTTTGACAAGCTTTCCTTCCTCTACCTCATCACCGGCAACTTGGAGAAGCTGCGCAAGATGATGaaaattg CCGAGATCCGCAAGGACATGAGTGGACATTACCAGAATGCCCTGTACCTGGGCGACGTGGGAGAACGGGTTCGCATCTTGAAGAACTGTGGACAGA AGTCACTGGCCTACCTGACTGCGGCTACACATGGATTGGACGAGGAGGCTGAGGCCCTGAGGGCAACCTTTGATCCAGAAAAGGAAACT aTGCCAGAGATTGACCCCCAGGCCCAGCTGCTGCAGCCCCCACCACCTGTCATGCCTCTGGACACCAACTGGCCACTGCTCACTGTCTCCAAGGGCTATTTCGAGGGGAACATGGCCGGACGAG GCAAGGGAGGCCAGCTCGCCGTTGACCAGCTGGCCATGGAGAGTGCTGGCACAGGCGGATGGGAGGAGGACACTGAGTTGCTGCTGGATGAGG ATGGTTTTGTGGATGCTGCTGATGGATTTGGAGAGGAAGTGGCCAGGGGCACTGAGGACGGAGGCGGCTGGGACGTGGAGGAGGATTTGGACCTGCCTCCCGAGCTG GAACTCGCTGGGAGTGGAGGAGGCTCCTCGGATGGATTCTTTGTCTCACCCTCCCGAGGTAGCAATCCTGCACAG GTTTGGTGCAATAACTCTCAGCTGCCAGTTGATCACCTTGTGGCAGGATCCTTCGAGACTGCGGCGCGA TTGCTTCATGATCAAGTGGGGGTCACAAACTTTGGCCCATTTAAAAACCTCTTCCTGCAGTCGTTTGCCCGTGGCCGTTCCGTGTTCCAGGCCTTGCCGTGCCTGCCTGCCATGTACGGATACCCTCAACGCAACTG GAAGGATGCGGGCCTGAAGAGCGGGCTTCCGGCTGTGGGACTGAAGCTGGCTGACCTGATCCAGCGGCTACAGCTCTGCTACCAGCAGACCACCGCTGGCAAGTTTGAGGAGGCAGTCGAGAGGTTTCGAGCCATCCTGCTCAGTGTGCCCCTGTTGGAGGTGGAGAGCAAGCAGGAAATCGCTGAG GCCCAGCAGCTAATCACCATTTGTCGGGAGTACATTGTGGGCCTCAGCATGGAGAGTGAGCGCAAGAGGCTTCCCAAGGACACACTGGAGCAACAGAAAAGGATCTGTGAG ATGGCTGCCTACTTCACCCACTGCAGCCTCCAGCCTGTACACATGATCCTGGTGCTCAGGACCGCTGTCAATCTCTTCTTCAAGCTGAAAAACTTCAAGACCGCGGCCTCATTTGCTGGCAGACTCCTGGAACTCGGTCCCAAGCCTGAAGTGGGGCAGCAG acaCGGAAGATTCTGGCTGCTTGTGAGAAGACTCCTACTGATGCCCATCAGCTAAACTACGACATGCACAACCCCTTCGATGTGTGTGCTGCCACATACAGGCCCATCTACAG GGGGAAGCCGGTTGAAAAATGTCCGCTGAGTGGAGCTTGCTACAGCCCCGAGTTCAAGGGTCAGATTTGCAGAGTGACCACG GTGACTGAGATTGGCAAGGATGTGATTGGTCTTCGTATCAGCTCTCTGCAGTTCCGCTGA